Proteins encoded within one genomic window of Amycolatopsis nigrescens CSC17Ta-90:
- a CDS encoding sugar phosphate isomerase/epimerase family protein, whose protein sequence is MENASRRGFLRLAAGVAGVTALGVPSAGAEGLHAVPPGHLGIQLYTVRNLMAADPQGTLDALGAIGYATVGVSGLYGHTPQAFRAMLDRAGLRAVLTHLSLDAIRGDWQRELANARVLGVRYVVVPSLPSSLQNPAGYRQVAGEFSAAGAAARREGLRFLYHNHGFDFKIVDGLPLYDILVRETDPRFVNFELDLYWAVDGGQDPVRYFAEYPGRFPVFHVKDRAVDGSFEDVGYGTIDFRRIFRLHEQSGIREYVVEHDQPADPLLSASRSHHYLRNLRF, encoded by the coding sequence ATGGAAAACGCTTCTAGGCGGGGGTTTCTGCGGCTGGCGGCCGGGGTCGCCGGAGTTACGGCGCTGGGCGTGCCGAGTGCGGGGGCGGAGGGGTTGCACGCGGTGCCGCCCGGGCATCTCGGCATCCAGCTGTACACGGTCCGGAACCTGATGGCGGCCGACCCGCAGGGCACGCTGGACGCGCTGGGCGCCATCGGGTACGCCACGGTCGGGGTGAGCGGGCTCTACGGGCATACGCCGCAGGCGTTCCGGGCGATGCTGGACCGGGCCGGGCTGCGGGCCGTGCTGACCCACCTGAGCCTGGACGCCATCCGCGGCGACTGGCAGCGCGAGCTGGCGAACGCGCGGGTGCTGGGCGTCCGGTACGTGGTGGTGCCCTCGCTGCCGTCCTCGTTGCAGAACCCGGCGGGGTACCGGCAGGTGGCGGGCGAGTTCAGCGCGGCCGGAGCGGCCGCGCGCCGGGAAGGGCTGCGGTTCCTCTACCACAACCACGGTTTCGACTTCAAGATCGTGGACGGGCTGCCGCTGTACGACATCCTGGTCCGCGAGACCGATCCCCGGTTCGTCAACTTCGAGCTTGACCTGTACTGGGCGGTGGATGGCGGGCAGGACCCGGTGCGCTACTTCGCCGAGTACCCCGGCCGGTTCCCGGTCTTCCACGTCAAGGACCGCGCCGTCGACGGGTCCTTTGAGGACGTCGGCTACGGGACGATCGACTTCCGGCGCATCTTCCGCCTGCACGAGCAGTCCGGCATCCGCGAGTACGTGGTCGAACACGACCAGCCCGCCGACCCACTCCTGTCCGCGTCCCGCAGCCACCACTACCTCCGCAACCTCCGCTTCTGA
- a CDS encoding Gfo/Idh/MocA family protein: MSGEKQEMRVGMVGHAFMGAVHSHAWRTAPRFFDLPYTVRMTAIGGRDEARTRAAAGKYGWDSVETDWRELIARDDIDLVDICTPGDTHAEIAIAALAAGKHVLCEKPLANTVAEAEEMAEAAAVAAERGVRSMVAFNYRRVPALALARRLVAEGRLGELRHVRTVYLQDWLSDPAAPMTWRLRKEQAGSGALGDLAAHIVDAAQFVTGELVTGVSGQTATFVPRRANGHGVEEDVTVDDCAVFTARLGSGAVATFEATRYAFGRKNAMRLEVNGSRGSLSFDFESMNELWFHESGGDTGDTGDTEGFRRILVTEGTHPYLDAWWPPGHLLGYEHTFTHEVVDLLRAVHSGVNPEPGFGTGLQVQRVLGAVQRSAEDESRWSPVPATAPVRT, encoded by the coding sequence ATGTCGGGGGAAAAGCAGGAAATGCGGGTGGGCATGGTGGGCCACGCGTTCATGGGTGCGGTGCACTCCCACGCGTGGCGCACCGCGCCCCGGTTCTTCGACCTGCCCTACACCGTGCGGATGACCGCGATCGGCGGCCGGGACGAGGCGAGGACCCGTGCGGCGGCCGGGAAGTACGGCTGGGACTCGGTGGAGACCGACTGGCGGGAGCTGATCGCCAGGGACGACATCGACCTGGTGGACATCTGCACGCCCGGCGACACGCACGCGGAGATCGCGATCGCCGCGCTGGCCGCCGGGAAGCACGTGTTGTGCGAGAAGCCGTTGGCCAACACGGTGGCCGAGGCCGAGGAGATGGCCGAAGCCGCGGCGGTGGCGGCGGAGCGCGGGGTGCGCTCGATGGTGGCCTTCAACTACCGGCGGGTGCCCGCGCTCGCGCTGGCGCGGCGGCTGGTGGCCGAGGGCAGGCTCGGCGAACTGCGGCACGTCCGCACGGTGTACCTGCAGGACTGGCTTTCCGACCCGGCCGCGCCGATGACCTGGCGGCTGCGCAAGGAGCAGGCCGGTTCCGGGGCGCTCGGCGACCTGGCCGCGCACATCGTGGACGCCGCCCAGTTCGTCACCGGCGAGCTGGTCACCGGCGTTTCCGGGCAGACCGCCACCTTCGTGCCGCGCCGGGCGAACGGGCACGGGGTCGAGGAGGACGTCACCGTGGACGACTGCGCGGTGTTCACCGCTCGGCTCGGCTCGGGCGCGGTGGCCACCTTCGAAGCGACCAGGTACGCCTTCGGCCGCAAGAACGCGATGCGGCTGGAGGTCAACGGTTCCCGGGGCAGCCTGAGCTTCGACTTCGAGTCGATGAACGAGCTGTGGTTCCACGAGTCCGGCGGGGATACCGGGGATACCGGGGATACCGAGGGGTTCCGGCGGATCCTGGTCACCGAGGGCACCCATCCCTATTTGGACGCCTGGTGGCCGCCGGGACATCTGCTCGGCTACGAGCACACCTTCACCCACGAGGTGGTGGACCTGCTGCGGGCTGTCCACAGTGGAGTGAACCCGGAGCCGGGGTTCGGCACCGGGTTGCAGGTGCAGCGGGTGCTCGGGGCCGTGCAGCGCAGTGCCGAAGACGAATCACGCTGGTCACCGGTGCCCGCTACGGCACCGGTGCGTACGTAA
- a CDS encoding sugar ABC transporter ATP-binding protein: MRGIVKLFPGVRALDGVDLEVLPGEVHCLLGQNGAGKSTLIKTLAGAHQPDGGEIRWRGEPATLGSPVAALRLGVATMYQELDLIPALSVAENVFLGHERARFGFTRPAVARAAAAELLARLGHPEISADTEVGKLSAAGQQLVSMARALAHDARLIVMDEPTAALAGDEVDNLFRIVGELTADGVAVVYISHRMAEIRRIGHRVTVIKDGRTVAAGLDARETPGSQLVDLMAGRKVETAFRAASQAEVTFGEQVLDVSGLGRAGEFRDVSFSVRAGEIVGIAGLVGAGRSEILETVFGARKADEGSVRVNGKRLRPGSVPAAVQAGIGLAPEERKAQALLLDMSVVHNVTLASLPSYSRGGFTSGGREYRDAQSTVERLELRPADPQRIIRTLSGGNQQKAVVARWLVHGCKVLLLDEPTRGVDVGARAELYRLIHELAASGVAIVLVSSEVPEVLGLADRVLVLRDGEVLADRPSDELTEGDVLDMVMEGSAA, translated from the coding sequence ATGCGCGGGATCGTCAAGCTGTTCCCCGGCGTGCGCGCGCTGGACGGCGTGGACCTCGAGGTGCTGCCCGGCGAGGTGCACTGCCTGCTCGGCCAGAACGGTGCCGGCAAGTCCACGCTGATCAAGACCCTCGCCGGCGCGCATCAGCCGGACGGCGGCGAGATCCGCTGGCGCGGGGAGCCAGCCACGCTCGGCTCGCCGGTCGCCGCACTGCGGCTCGGCGTCGCCACCATGTACCAGGAGCTGGACCTGATTCCGGCGCTGTCGGTGGCGGAGAACGTGTTCCTCGGTCACGAGCGCGCCAGGTTCGGCTTCACCCGTCCGGCGGTGGCCAGGGCCGCCGCCGCGGAACTGCTGGCCAGGCTCGGTCATCCGGAGATCTCCGCGGACACCGAGGTCGGCAAGCTCTCCGCGGCGGGCCAGCAGCTGGTGTCGATGGCGCGGGCGCTGGCGCACGACGCGCGGCTGATCGTGATGGACGAGCCCACCGCGGCGCTGGCCGGCGACGAGGTGGACAACCTCTTCCGGATCGTCGGCGAGCTGACCGCGGACGGGGTGGCGGTGGTCTACATCTCGCACCGGATGGCGGAGATCCGCCGGATCGGGCACCGGGTCACCGTGATCAAGGACGGCCGGACGGTGGCGGCCGGGCTGGACGCCCGCGAGACCCCCGGCTCGCAACTGGTCGACCTGATGGCAGGGCGCAAGGTGGAGACCGCCTTCCGCGCCGCCAGCCAGGCCGAGGTGACCTTCGGCGAGCAGGTGCTCGACGTGTCCGGTCTCGGCCGCGCTGGCGAGTTCCGCGATGTCAGCTTCTCCGTGCGAGCCGGTGAGATCGTCGGTATCGCCGGGCTGGTCGGCGCCGGGCGCAGCGAGATCCTGGAGACCGTCTTCGGTGCGCGCAAGGCGGACGAGGGCAGCGTCCGCGTCAACGGTAAGCGCTTACGCCCCGGCAGCGTGCCGGCCGCGGTGCAGGCCGGGATCGGCCTGGCGCCCGAGGAACGCAAGGCGCAGGCCCTGCTGCTGGACATGTCCGTGGTGCACAACGTGACGCTGGCCAGCCTGCCTTCCTACAGCCGCGGCGGTTTCACCAGCGGCGGCCGCGAGTACCGCGACGCGCAGTCCACAGTGGAACGACTCGAGCTGCGCCCGGCGGACCCGCAGCGGATCATCCGCACGCTTTCCGGTGGCAACCAGCAGAAGGCCGTGGTGGCCCGCTGGCTGGTGCACGGCTGCAAGGTGCTGCTGCTGGACGAGCCGACCCGCGGCGTGGACGTCGGCGCCAGGGCGGAGCTGTACCGGCTGATCCACGAGCTGGCGGCGAGCGGGGTGGCGATCGTGCTGGTGTCCAGCGAGGTGCCCGAGGTGCTCGGCCTCGCCGACCGGGTGCTGGTGCTGCGCGACGGCGAGGTGCTGGCCGACCGGCCCTCGGACGAGCTCACGGAGGGCGATGTGTTGGACATGGTCATGGAGGGGAGCGCGGCGTGA
- a CDS encoding ABC transporter permease — protein MNRPPVQPTVNGGQRRRINLDLRLLGLAGVLVLLCVVGQITRPDTFLTNDNLSTMLRLAAAIGVVSVGMTFVIITGGIDLSVGSIVALSSVWMTTLATQSYGPFVMVLCALLVGLGCGLVNGLLISYGKVVPFITTLAMMASARGLAERLSGRRTQVVGETGFTDFFRGAFLGVPVLVWMLVLVFVVGWVVLNRTTFGRRTFAIGGNAEAARLSGINVKRHTALVYGIGGLCCGIAAMMVVARTTSGASTNGMFYELDAIAAVVIGGTLLSGGRGSLIGTLIGVLIFTVLNSIFTQNNLDTDIQNIAKGAIIVGAVLLQHTTSARRKGKIKKDNGSAS, from the coding sequence TTGAACCGGCCGCCGGTGCAGCCGACGGTGAATGGCGGGCAGCGCCGCCGGATCAACCTGGACCTGAGGCTGCTCGGGCTGGCCGGGGTGCTGGTGCTGCTCTGCGTGGTCGGCCAGATCACCCGGCCGGACACCTTCCTCACCAACGACAACCTGTCCACCATGCTCCGGCTGGCCGCCGCGATCGGCGTGGTCAGCGTCGGCATGACGTTCGTGATCATCACCGGCGGCATCGACCTGTCGGTGGGGTCCATCGTCGCGCTGTCCAGCGTCTGGATGACCACGCTGGCCACCCAGTCCTACGGGCCGTTCGTGATGGTGCTGTGCGCCCTGCTGGTCGGACTCGGCTGCGGGCTGGTCAACGGGCTGCTGATCTCCTACGGCAAGGTCGTCCCGTTCATCACCACGCTGGCCATGATGGCCTCGGCCCGCGGGCTCGCCGAGCGGCTGTCCGGCCGGCGCACCCAGGTGGTCGGCGAGACCGGGTTCACCGACTTCTTCCGCGGCGCCTTCCTCGGCGTGCCGGTGCTGGTCTGGATGCTGGTGCTGGTGTTCGTGGTCGGCTGGGTGGTGCTCAACCGCACCACTTTCGGCCGCCGCACCTTCGCCATCGGTGGGAACGCCGAAGCGGCAAGGCTTTCCGGGATCAACGTGAAGCGGCACACCGCGCTGGTCTACGGCATCGGCGGGCTGTGCTGCGGCATCGCCGCGATGATGGTGGTCGCCCGCACCACCTCCGGCGCGTCCACCAACGGCATGTTCTACGAGCTGGACGCGATCGCCGCGGTGGTGATCGGCGGCACGCTGCTCTCCGGCGGCCGCGGCAGCCTGATCGGCACCTTGATCGGCGTGCTCATCTTCACCGTGCTGAACAGCATCTTCACTCAGAACAACCTGGACACCGACATCCAGAACATCGCCAAGGGCGCGATCATCGTCGGCGCTGTTCTGCTGCAGCACACGACTTCGGCGCGGCGCAAGGGAAAAATCAAAAAAGACAACGGGAGCGCTTCATGA
- a CDS encoding ThuA domain-containing protein: protein MRRFGVALLALCTGLGVAGTASAAPVPAAQAPETAHVANVLVFSKTAGFRHDSIPAGIKAIQEMGAANGFTVEATEDAGAFTTENLARFSAVVWLSTTGDVLNAEQQTAFESYIAGGGGYAGVHAASDTEYDWPWYGDLVGAYFDSHPHNQQATVNVEDDQHPSTAGLPNQWSRFDEWYNYRENPRQDVHVLAALDENSYQPGSGAMGDHPIAWCHTSSGGRSWYTGGGHTVESYAEPEFRQHLLGGILYAAGEREGDCAPPDPGTGNPADGDFDQITLAKGEERTGEPIALAVLPDRRVLHTSRDGEVWLTTPEATTTLAAKIPVYNHDEDGLQGVAIDPDFANNKRVYLYYAPPLDTPPGDAPESGSEADFAPFKGYNQLSRFVLGDDGTLDLGSEQKVLQVPADRGICCHAGGEIDFDAAGNLFLSTGDDSNPFADGYNPIDERANRNPVYDAQRSSANTNDLRGKLLRIKVAEDGSYTVPEGNLFAAGTEKTRPEVYAMGFRNPFRFAVDKKTGWVHLGDYGPDAGSADPKRGPAGMVEFNLVKQPGNFGWPYCVGDNVPYQDYDYATGQSAGAYDCAAPKNTSPRNTGLVDLPPVQPAWIPYDGGSVPEFGSGAESPMGGPTYHFDAANPAKTKFPEYFDGKNFAYEWDRSWIKEITVGANGERGEIKPFFDSMDLTRPMNIEFGPDGSLYVLDYGSGYFGGAEDSAVYRIDYTKGSRTPEVQVKADKTSGPAPLSVAFDPAGTHDEDGGTLTYAWDFDSNGEVDSTEPGKAGFTYDKPGQYTAKLSVTDPTGLTGVASVVVTVGNTAPVVTLQTPVNGGFFGFGDKVPFKVNVTDPEDGAAGPIDCSKVTVEYILGHDNHGHPLSRATGCEGVIETPADEGHGLDANIFGIINASYTDLGAPGAPPLTGSALNKLHTKHKQAEFFTESHGVQVVSHAGASGGKRVGYIEPGDWLKFDPANLTGITGLGFRVSAGGPGGAIEVRSGAPDGPVLQTTQVANTGSPDNYVDLPVTPIKASAESVPLYLVFTGSGGGLFDVDALHFDGTGVSNPGTPACQPTQPEAGYTMLFDGTEASMGGWKQAGPGKFEHQADCTIRSTGGMGLFWYGQEQGAYSLKLDWKMAGDDNSGIFVGFPDPGDDPWIAVNQGYEIQIDATDAPEKTTGSVYSFQSADLAKRDAALKPPGEWNAYEIVVQGQNIKVLLNGVLINDFVSTDPNRDLAQGFVGLQNHGDGDDVSFRNVQVKALDVVAPTTTATFEQPGSTGWHPGQVPVSLAAADTGSGVAKIEYNLDGGAWQPYTEPVVVTGDGDHTLLYRAVDNAGNVEADKAATIRIDGAKPTLMVAGVAKGRVYGDATDLVVSWRAEDATSGVREVSAALNGSGLASGTVVPLHQLPLGLHTLAVTATDKAGNHAEQSLSFASATSLRDIDQLVDRFRASNRLSLSSYVALSGQLAKARKADAKGQDVKTVRELRAFRALAVEVSDAGVRDTLTRDADAVIASIEGTAGTAVLVRAVNAE from the coding sequence TTGAGACGCTTCGGCGTCGCTCTGCTCGCACTGTGCACGGGGCTGGGGGTCGCCGGCACGGCGTCGGCAGCGCCGGTCCCGGCCGCGCAAGCACCGGAAACCGCGCACGTCGCGAACGTGCTGGTCTTTTCCAAGACCGCGGGTTTCCGGCACGACTCCATCCCGGCCGGGATCAAGGCCATCCAGGAAATGGGCGCCGCCAACGGGTTCACCGTGGAGGCCACCGAGGACGCGGGCGCCTTCACCACCGAGAACCTGGCCAGGTTCTCCGCGGTGGTCTGGCTTTCCACCACCGGCGACGTGCTCAACGCCGAGCAGCAGACCGCGTTCGAGTCCTACATCGCGGGCGGCGGCGGGTATGCCGGCGTGCACGCCGCGTCCGACACCGAGTACGACTGGCCGTGGTACGGCGACCTGGTGGGCGCCTACTTCGACTCGCACCCGCACAACCAGCAGGCCACGGTGAACGTGGAGGACGACCAGCACCCGTCCACCGCCGGCCTGCCGAACCAGTGGTCCCGCTTCGACGAGTGGTACAACTACCGCGAAAACCCCCGCCAGGACGTGCACGTGCTGGCGGCGCTGGACGAGAACAGCTACCAGCCGGGCAGCGGCGCGATGGGCGATCACCCGATCGCCTGGTGCCACACCAGCTCCGGCGGGCGGTCCTGGTACACCGGCGGCGGGCACACCGTCGAGTCCTACGCCGAACCTGAGTTCCGGCAGCACCTGCTCGGCGGGATCCTTTACGCGGCAGGGGAACGCGAGGGCGACTGCGCGCCGCCGGACCCCGGTACCGGTAACCCCGCGGACGGCGACTTCGACCAGATCACCCTGGCCAAGGGCGAGGAGCGCACCGGCGAGCCGATCGCACTGGCGGTGCTGCCGGACCGTCGCGTGCTGCACACCTCGCGCGACGGCGAAGTCTGGCTGACCACCCCGGAGGCCACCACCACGCTGGCCGCGAAGATCCCGGTGTACAACCACGACGAGGACGGCCTGCAGGGCGTCGCGATCGACCCGGACTTCGCGAACAACAAGCGCGTCTACCTCTACTACGCGCCGCCGCTGGACACGCCGCCCGGTGACGCGCCGGAGTCCGGCAGCGAGGCGGATTTCGCGCCCTTCAAGGGATACAACCAGCTTTCGCGGTTCGTGCTCGGCGACGACGGCACGCTGGACCTCGGCTCCGAGCAGAAGGTGCTCCAGGTGCCCGCCGACCGCGGCATCTGCTGCCACGCCGGCGGCGAGATCGACTTCGACGCGGCGGGCAACCTGTTCCTGTCCACCGGTGACGACAGCAACCCGTTCGCGGACGGCTACAACCCGATCGACGAGCGGGCGAACCGCAACCCGGTGTACGACGCGCAGCGCAGCTCGGCCAACACCAACGACCTGCGCGGCAAGCTGCTGCGGATCAAGGTGGCCGAAGACGGCTCGTACACCGTGCCGGAGGGCAACCTGTTCGCGGCGGGCACGGAGAAGACCCGGCCCGAGGTCTACGCGATGGGCTTCCGCAACCCGTTCCGGTTCGCGGTGGACAAGAAGACCGGCTGGGTGCACCTCGGCGACTACGGGCCGGACGCCGGCTCGGCGGACCCGAAGCGCGGCCCGGCCGGGATGGTGGAGTTCAACCTGGTGAAGCAGCCGGGCAACTTCGGCTGGCCGTACTGCGTCGGCGACAACGTGCCGTACCAGGACTACGACTACGCCACCGGGCAGTCCGCCGGCGCCTACGACTGCGCGGCGCCGAAGAACACCAGCCCGCGCAACACCGGACTGGTCGACCTGCCGCCAGTGCAGCCGGCCTGGATCCCCTACGACGGCGGTTCGGTGCCCGAGTTCGGTTCCGGCGCGGAGTCCCCGATGGGCGGGCCGACCTACCACTTCGACGCGGCCAACCCGGCGAAGACGAAGTTCCCCGAGTACTTCGACGGCAAGAACTTCGCCTACGAGTGGGACCGCAGCTGGATCAAGGAGATCACCGTCGGCGCGAACGGCGAACGCGGTGAGATCAAGCCGTTCTTCGACTCGATGGACCTGACCAGGCCGATGAACATCGAGTTCGGCCCGGACGGGTCGCTGTACGTGCTGGACTACGGCAGCGGGTACTTCGGTGGTGCCGAGGACTCGGCGGTGTACCGGATCGACTACACCAAGGGCAGCCGCACCCCGGAGGTCCAGGTGAAGGCGGACAAGACCTCCGGGCCGGCACCGCTTTCGGTCGCCTTCGACCCGGCGGGCACGCACGACGAGGACGGCGGCACGCTGACCTACGCCTGGGACTTCGACAGCAACGGCGAAGTTGACTCCACCGAACCCGGCAAGGCCGGCTTCACCTATGACAAGCCGGGTCAGTACACCGCGAAGCTGTCCGTCACCGATCCCACCGGATTGACCGGGGTGGCCAGCGTGGTGGTCACCGTGGGCAATACCGCGCCGGTGGTCACCCTGCAGACTCCGGTGAACGGCGGGTTCTTCGGCTTCGGTGACAAGGTTCCGTTCAAGGTGAACGTGACCGATCCCGAGGACGGTGCCGCCGGGCCGATCGACTGCTCGAAGGTGACCGTGGAGTACATCCTCGGCCACGACAACCACGGGCATCCGCTCAGCCGTGCCACCGGTTGCGAAGGTGTCATCGAGACACCCGCGGACGAGGGCCACGGCCTGGACGCGAACATCTTCGGCATCATCAACGCCAGCTACACCGACCTCGGCGCGCCGGGAGCGCCGCCGCTGACCGGTTCGGCGCTGAACAAGCTGCACACCAAGCACAAGCAGGCCGAGTTCTTCACCGAATCCCACGGCGTGCAGGTGGTCTCCCACGCTGGGGCCAGCGGCGGGAAACGGGTCGGCTACATCGAGCCCGGCGACTGGCTGAAGTTCGACCCGGCGAACCTGACCGGGATCACCGGCCTCGGCTTCCGGGTCTCCGCCGGCGGGCCCGGCGGGGCGATCGAGGTCCGTTCCGGTGCGCCGGACGGCCCGGTGCTGCAGACCACCCAGGTGGCCAACACCGGCAGCCCGGACAACTACGTGGACCTGCCGGTGACCCCGATCAAGGCCTCGGCCGAGTCGGTGCCGCTGTACCTGGTGTTCACCGGTTCCGGCGGCGGGTTGTTCGATGTGGACGCCCTGCACTTCGACGGTACCGGGGTCTCGAACCCGGGTACGCCGGCGTGTCAGCCCACGCAGCCCGAAGCGGGCTACACCATGCTCTTCGATGGCACCGAGGCCAGCATGGGCGGCTGGAAGCAGGCCGGTCCCGGCAAGTTCGAGCACCAGGCCGACTGCACGATCCGCTCCACCGGCGGGATGGGCCTGTTCTGGTACGGCCAGGAGCAGGGCGCGTACAGCCTGAAGCTGGACTGGAAGATGGCCGGGGACGACAACTCGGGCATCTTCGTCGGGTTCCCCGATCCCGGCGACGATCCGTGGATCGCGGTGAACCAGGGCTACGAGATCCAGATCGACGCCACCGACGCGCCGGAGAAGACGACCGGTTCGGTGTACAGCTTCCAGTCGGCCGACCTGGCCAAGCGCGACGCCGCGCTGAAGCCGCCGGGCGAGTGGAACGCCTACGAGATCGTGGTGCAGGGCCAGAACATCAAGGTGCTGCTGAACGGGGTGCTGATCAACGACTTCGTCAGCACCGACCCGAACCGCGATCTGGCTCAGGGTTTCGTCGGCCTGCAGAACCACGGCGACGGTGACGACGTCTCGTTCCGCAACGTGCAGGTCAAGGCGCTGGACGTGGTCGCACCGACCACCACCGCGACCTTCGAGCAGCCGGGTTCGACCGGCTGGCACCCCGGCCAGGTCCCGGTCTCGCTGGCCGCGGCGGACACCGGCAGCGGAGTGGCGAAGATCGAGTACAACCTCGACGGCGGTGCGTGGCAGCCCTACACCGAACCGGTCGTGGTGACCGGGGACGGCGACCACACGTTGCTCTACCGGGCGGTGGACAACGCCGGCAACGTGGAGGCGGACAAGGCGGCCACCATCCGGATCGACGGTGCCAAGCCGACGCTGATGGTGGCCGGGGTCGCCAAGGGCCGGGTCTACGGGGACGCCACCGATCTGGTCGTGTCCTGGCGGGCCGAGGACGCCACCTCGGGCGTGCGGGAGGTGAGCGCGGCGCTGAACGGGTCCGGGCTCGCGTCCGGCACGGTGGTCCCGCTGCACCAGCTGCCGCTGGGCCTGCACACGCTGGCCGTGACCGCGACCGACAAGGCGGGCAACCACGCCGAGCAGTCGCTGTCCTTCGCATCGGCCACGTCGTTGCGGGACATCGACCAGCTGGTCGACCGGTTCCGGGCGAGCAACCGGCTGTCCCTGTCCTCCTACGTCGCGCTGTCCGGTCAGCTGGCCAAGGCGCGCAAGGCGGACGCGAAGGGGCAGGACGTCAAGACGGTCCGGGAGCTGCGGGCGTTCCGGGCGCTGGCGGTGGAGGTCTCCGACGCGGGTGTGCGGGACACGCTCACCCGGGACGCCGACGCGGTGATCGCGTCGATCGAGGGCACCGCAGGCACCGCGGTACTGGTCCGGGCGGTGAACGCCGAATAG
- a CDS encoding substrate-binding domain-containing protein has translation MKDTSLARRGFLLGAAGLGAGTVLAGCTSNEPPQSTAAAASAGQGGNTQPGPPVTIGFSAPAADHGWMAAMTINARAQAGKFPDVTLNATEGTNDVNQQIAQVESLINAKVGVLVILPFDGKALTQVGRQAMDAGIPVVNVDRVFDTPLAYRTWIGGDNYRMGVNAADYIAGELKKRGVANPVIGEVAGIDALPLTQERSQGFKDALQRHGFSVGPRVSAQFTPESGEQQTANLLQSASGLNALWNHDDDQGVGVVAAIQNSGRSDFFMVGGAGSKNMMNLIKQDTGPVKATVLYSPSMASSAIALARMLGQNKGIGDLAEHEIPAEVTTYSAVVTKQNVDSYLDVGFDS, from the coding sequence ATGAAGGACACATCGCTGGCCCGCCGCGGCTTCCTGCTGGGCGCTGCCGGTCTCGGGGCGGGCACGGTGCTCGCCGGGTGCACCTCCAACGAGCCGCCGCAGTCGACCGCGGCCGCGGCGTCGGCTGGCCAGGGTGGCAACACCCAGCCGGGGCCGCCGGTGACGATCGGTTTCTCCGCGCCGGCCGCGGACCACGGCTGGATGGCGGCGATGACCATCAACGCCCGCGCGCAGGCCGGCAAGTTCCCGGACGTCACGCTGAACGCGACCGAGGGCACCAACGACGTCAACCAGCAGATCGCGCAGGTGGAGTCGCTGATCAACGCCAAGGTCGGGGTGCTGGTCATCCTGCCCTTCGACGGCAAGGCGCTGACCCAGGTCGGCAGGCAGGCGATGGACGCCGGCATCCCGGTGGTCAATGTGGACCGGGTGTTCGACACCCCGCTGGCGTACCGGACCTGGATCGGCGGCGACAACTACCGGATGGGCGTGAACGCGGCCGACTACATCGCCGGTGAGCTGAAGAAGCGCGGGGTCGCCAACCCGGTGATCGGTGAGGTGGCCGGGATCGACGCGCTGCCGCTGACCCAGGAGCGCAGCCAGGGCTTCAAGGATGCCTTGCAGCGGCACGGTTTCAGCGTCGGTCCGCGGGTGTCCGCGCAGTTCACCCCGGAGTCCGGTGAGCAGCAGACGGCCAACCTGCTGCAGTCCGCGTCCGGGCTGAACGCGCTCTGGAACCACGACGACGACCAGGGGGTCGGGGTGGTCGCGGCGATCCAGAACTCCGGCCGCAGCGACTTCTTCATGGTCGGCGGCGCCGGTTCGAAGAACATGATGAACCTGATCAAGCAGGACACCGGCCCGGTCAAGGCGACCGTGCTGTACAGCCCGTCGATGGCGTCCTCGGCCATCGCGCTGGCCAGGATGCTCGGGCAGAACAAGGGCATCGGGGACCTCGCCGAGCACGAGATCCCGGCCGAGGTCACCACCTACTCCGCGGTGGTGACCAAGCAGAACGTGGACTCCTACCTCGACGTCGGGTTCGACTCGTGA